From Streptomyces cyaneogriseus subsp. noncyanogenus, the proteins below share one genomic window:
- the phsA gene encoding O-aminophenol oxidase PhsA, which yields MTDIIDLTTDGTARQQGTGQQGTGERGTGERGPAAGKLTPYVAPLPVPPVLRPASDDVLRETEIALRPAWVRLHPQLPPTLMWGYDGQVPGPTIEVRRGQRVRIAWTNRIPKESEYPVTSVEVPRRDPDVAPATTEPGRQGVEPNKDVAALPAWSVTHLHGAQTGGGNDGWADNAVGFGDAQLSEYPNDHPAVQWWYHDHAMNITRWNVMAGLYGTYLVRDDEEDALHLPRGEREIPLLLADRNLDTDEDGRLNGRLLHKTVVVQPRNPETGKPVSLPFTGPYTTVNGRIWPYADVDDAWYRFRLVNASNARIYDLVLVDEDGDPVPGIVHQIGSDGGLLPRPVPVFDDALPTLTAAPAERFDLLVDFRGLAGRRLRLVNKGRNRRPGVPDPEGDVRYPAVLEFRVRESCEPDTFELPEVLSGSFRRLTHAVEHGHRLVVLTPPATKGAGGHPEMWEMEEMEDAGPIQVPTDGIIQITGPDGVTRTYRRTARTFNDALGYTVAEGSHEQWSFLNLAPIVHPMHIHLADFQLLGRDAYDVSGFDPAVGGTRGPLRYDAGTPIAPAPNELGHKDVYRVPGSQMLRIMGRFDGAYGRFMYHCHLLEHEDMGMMRPFVVMPPEALKFDHGGAHGGHGEGHTG from the coding sequence TTGACCGACATCATCGACCTGACCACCGACGGCACCGCGCGGCAGCAGGGCACGGGGCAGCAGGGCACGGGGGAACGGGGCACGGGGGAACGGGGCCCGGCCGCGGGGAAGCTGACACCGTACGTCGCACCGCTGCCCGTCCCGCCCGTCCTGCGCCCCGCCTCCGACGACGTGCTGCGCGAGACCGAGATCGCCCTGCGCCCGGCCTGGGTGCGCCTGCACCCGCAGCTCCCGCCCACCCTCATGTGGGGATACGACGGGCAGGTGCCGGGACCCACCATCGAGGTGCGGCGCGGGCAGCGCGTCCGCATCGCCTGGACCAACCGCATCCCGAAGGAGAGCGAGTACCCGGTCACCTCCGTCGAGGTGCCCCGGCGCGACCCGGACGTGGCGCCCGCCACCACCGAGCCCGGCCGTCAGGGCGTCGAGCCGAACAAGGACGTCGCGGCGCTGCCCGCCTGGTCCGTGACCCACCTGCACGGGGCGCAGACCGGCGGCGGCAACGACGGCTGGGCGGACAACGCCGTCGGCTTCGGCGACGCCCAGCTCTCCGAGTACCCGAACGACCACCCGGCGGTCCAGTGGTGGTACCACGACCACGCCATGAACATCACGCGGTGGAACGTGATGGCCGGCCTCTACGGCACCTACCTCGTCCGCGACGACGAGGAGGACGCCCTCCACCTGCCCCGCGGGGAGCGGGAGATACCGCTGCTGCTCGCCGACCGCAACCTGGACACCGACGAGGACGGCCGTCTCAACGGCCGGCTGCTGCACAAGACGGTGGTGGTGCAGCCCCGGAACCCGGAGACGGGCAAGCCGGTCTCCCTGCCCTTCACCGGGCCGTACACGACGGTCAACGGCCGCATCTGGCCCTACGCCGACGTGGACGACGCCTGGTACCGCTTCCGGCTCGTCAACGCCTCCAACGCCCGCATCTACGATCTGGTCCTCGTCGACGAGGACGGCGACCCGGTCCCCGGCATCGTCCACCAGATCGGCAGCGACGGGGGGCTGCTGCCCCGCCCGGTCCCGGTCTTCGACGACGCGCTGCCGACCCTGACCGCGGCACCGGCCGAGCGGTTCGACCTGCTCGTCGACTTCCGCGGGCTCGCCGGCCGCCGCCTCCGCCTGGTCAACAAGGGCCGCAACCGGCGGCCGGGGGTGCCGGACCCGGAGGGCGACGTCCGCTACCCGGCCGTCCTGGAGTTCCGGGTCCGGGAGAGCTGCGAGCCGGACACCTTCGAGCTGCCCGAGGTGCTCTCCGGTTCCTTCCGGCGGCTCACCCACGCCGTCGAGCACGGGCACCGGCTGGTCGTCCTCACCCCGCCCGCCACCAAGGGGGCGGGCGGGCACCCCGAGATGTGGGAGATGGAGGAGATGGAGGACGCGGGGCCGATCCAGGTCCCCACCGACGGCATCATCCAGATCACCGGCCCGGACGGCGTGACCCGGACCTACCGGCGCACGGCCCGCACGTTCAACGACGCCCTCGGCTACACCGTCGCCGAGGGCAGCCACGAGCAGTGGAGCTTCCTCAACCTCGCGCCCATCGTCCACCCCATGCACATCCACCTGGCCGACTTCCAGCTCCTGGGCCGCGACGCCTACGACGTGTCGGGCTTCGACCCGGCCGTCGGGGGCACCCGCGGCCCCCTGCGGTACGACGCCGGCACACCGATCGCGCCGGCGCCCAACGAACTCGGCCACAAGGACGTCTACCGCGTCCCCGGCAGCCAGATGCTGCGCATCATGGGCCGGTTCGACGGCGCCTACGGCCGGTTCATGTACCACTGCCACCTGCTGGAGCACGAGGACATGGGGATGATGCGGCCCTTCGTCGTCATGCCGCCCGAGGCGCTGAAGTTCGACCACGGCGGGGCCCACGGCGGCCATGGAGAGGGGCACACGGGCTGA
- the cyc2 gene encoding germacradienol/geosmin synthase Cyc2, producing MTQQPFELPHFYLPHPARLNPHVEEARAHSTAWAREMGMLEGSGVWDQSDLDAHDYGLLCAYTHPDCDGPALSLITDWYVWVFFFDDHFLEKYKRTQDRAGGRAHLERLPLFMPPGPAAVPEPENPVEAGLKDLWRRTVPSMSADWRRRFSVATENLLNESLWELSNIDEGRIANPVEYIEMRRKVGGAPWSAGLVEYATAEVPARVAGTRPLRVLMETFSDAVHLRNDLFSYQREVEDEGELSNGVLVLETFFGCSTQQAADMVNDVLTSRLHQFEHTALTEVPALALDEGLTPAEVAAVAAYAKGLQDWQSGGHEWHMRSSRYMNEGARATRPWERPTGPGNAAVDVRSLLAASGAGRLRAYTHVPFRKVGPSRVPDLYMPFPLELSPHLDGARQRLTGWARRMGILGEGVWDEDKLAAGDLPLCAAGLDPDATPEALDLSAQWLTWGTYGDDYYPLVFGHRRDLAAARLTTARLSACMPLDGGSPPAPANGMERGLADLWTRTTADMTAGERRTLKEAVDTMTEAWVWELSNQIHNRVPDPVDYLEMRRQTFGADITLHLCRMGRGPAVPPEVYRSGPVRSLENAAVDYACLLNDIFSYQKEIEYEGEMHNAILVVQNFFGCDYPAALGVVHDLTTQRMRQFEHVTAHELPQLHDDLRLSQEAREAMGEYVADLRNYMAAILHWHRSVPRYRAEYLAGRTHGFLPGRPPAVPFPGRVAVPAPGTAFAALPRG from the coding sequence ATGACGCAGCAGCCCTTCGAACTCCCGCACTTCTACCTGCCGCACCCGGCGCGGCTCAACCCGCACGTCGAGGAGGCCCGCGCCCACTCGACGGCGTGGGCACGCGAGATGGGCATGCTGGAGGGGTCCGGCGTCTGGGACCAGTCCGACCTCGACGCCCACGACTACGGCCTGCTGTGCGCCTACACCCACCCCGACTGCGACGGCCCCGCCCTCTCCCTCATCACCGACTGGTACGTGTGGGTGTTCTTCTTCGACGACCACTTCCTGGAGAAGTACAAGCGCACCCAGGACCGCGCCGGGGGCAGGGCCCACCTGGAGCGGCTGCCGCTGTTCATGCCGCCCGGCCCCGCCGCCGTACCCGAACCGGAGAACCCGGTCGAGGCGGGCCTGAAGGACCTGTGGCGGCGCACGGTGCCGTCGATGTCCGCCGACTGGCGCCGCCGCTTCTCCGTCGCCACCGAGAACCTGCTCAACGAGTCCCTGTGGGAGCTGTCCAACATCGACGAGGGGCGGATCGCCAACCCCGTCGAGTACATCGAGATGCGCCGCAAGGTGGGCGGTGCGCCCTGGTCGGCCGGGCTCGTGGAGTACGCGACCGCCGAAGTGCCCGCCCGCGTCGCCGGGACCAGGCCGCTGAGGGTGCTCATGGAGACCTTCTCCGACGCGGTCCACCTGCGCAACGACCTCTTCTCCTACCAGCGCGAGGTCGAGGACGAGGGGGAGCTCAGCAACGGCGTGCTGGTGCTGGAGACCTTCTTCGGCTGCTCCACCCAGCAGGCCGCCGACATGGTCAACGACGTCCTCACCTCCCGGCTGCACCAGTTCGAGCACACCGCCCTCACCGAGGTGCCCGCCCTGGCCCTGGACGAGGGCCTCACCCCGGCCGAGGTCGCGGCGGTGGCCGCCTACGCCAAGGGCTTGCAGGACTGGCAGTCCGGCGGCCACGAATGGCACATGCGCTCCAGCCGGTACATGAACGAGGGGGCGCGGGCCACGCGTCCCTGGGAACGCCCGACCGGGCCGGGCAACGCCGCCGTCGACGTACGGTCCCTGCTCGCCGCGTCGGGTGCCGGGAGGCTGCGGGCCTACACGCACGTGCCGTTCCGAAAGGTCGGCCCCTCCCGCGTCCCCGACCTGTACATGCCGTTCCCGCTGGAGCTCAGTCCGCACCTGGACGGCGCCCGGCAGCGCCTCACCGGCTGGGCGCGGCGCATGGGCATCCTCGGCGAGGGCGTCTGGGACGAGGACAAGCTCGCCGCCGGGGACCTCCCGCTGTGCGCGGCGGGTCTCGACCCGGACGCGACACCCGAGGCCCTCGACCTGAGCGCGCAGTGGCTCACCTGGGGCACCTACGGCGACGACTACTACCCCTTGGTCTTCGGTCACCGCCGGGACCTGGCCGCCGCCCGGCTCACCACGGCCCGCCTCTCGGCCTGCATGCCGCTCGACGGCGGGTCGCCACCGGCGCCCGCCAACGGCATGGAGCGCGGGCTGGCCGACCTGTGGACGCGTACGACGGCGGACATGACGGCGGGGGAGCGGCGCACCCTGAAGGAGGCCGTCGACACGATGACCGAAGCCTGGGTGTGGGAGCTGTCCAATCAAATCCACAACCGCGTCCCGGATCCGGTCGACTACCTGGAGATGCGCCGCCAGACCTTCGGCGCCGACATCACCCTGCACCTGTGCCGGATGGGCCGCGGCCCGGCCGTCCCTCCCGAGGTCTACCGCAGCGGACCGGTCCGCTCCCTGGAGAACGCCGCCGTCGACTACGCCTGCCTGCTGAACGACATCTTCTCGTACCAGAAGGAGATCGAGTACGAGGGCGAGATGCACAACGCGATCCTCGTGGTGCAGAACTTCTTCGGCTGCGACTACCCGGCGGCACTCGGCGTCGTCCACGATCTGACGACCCAGCGCATGCGGCAGTTCGAGCACGTCACCGCGCACGAGCTGCCCCAGCTCCACGACGACCTGCGGCTGTCGCAGGAGGCGCGCGAGGCGATGGGGGAGTACGTGGCGGACCTGCGGAACTACATGGCGGCCATCCTGCACTGGCACCGCAGCGTGCCCCGCTACCGGGCCGAGTACCTGGCCGGCCGCACCCACGGCTTCCTCCCCGGCCGGCCCCCCGCCGTGCCGTTCCCCGGGCGCGTGGCCGTCCCCGCTCCCGGGACGGCGTTCGCCGCCCTGCCTCGCGGGTAG
- a CDS encoding aminopeptidase P family protein — MTGTMPAPFTADDYRARMERAARAAADAGLAGLLVAPGPDLVWFTGYAPTAETERLTLLVVAPGREPVLVVPTLEAPDAQKAAGAPALTLRDWTDGVDPYAATAALLDGSGRYGISDNAWALHLLGLQKALPGTAYASLTDALPMLRAVKDAAEVELLAAAGAAADAAFEEIRKVRFAGRRESAVAADLADLLRRYGHAQVDFTIVASGPNGADPHHEAGTRVIRDGDMVVLDFGGLRDGYGSDTSRTVHVGEPTEEERRVHDIVREAQEAGYRAVRPGVPCEEVDRAARAVITEAGYGEYFIHRTGHGIGVTTHEPPYMIEGERQPLVPGMCFSVEPGIYLPGRFGVRIEDIVTVTESGGRRLNDTTREMVLVE; from the coding sequence ATGACCGGCACCATGCCCGCGCCCTTCACCGCAGACGACTACCGGGCCCGCATGGAGCGCGCCGCGCGGGCGGCGGCGGACGCCGGGCTGGCCGGGCTCCTGGTGGCCCCGGGCCCGGACCTCGTGTGGTTCACCGGGTACGCGCCCACCGCGGAGACCGAACGGCTCACCCTGCTCGTCGTCGCCCCCGGCCGGGAGCCCGTCCTCGTCGTCCCCACCCTGGAGGCCCCCGACGCGCAGAAGGCGGCCGGTGCCCCCGCCCTGACCCTGCGCGACTGGACCGACGGCGTGGACCCGTACGCCGCCACCGCCGCGCTCCTCGACGGCTCGGGGCGCTACGGCATCAGCGACAACGCCTGGGCGCTGCACCTGCTGGGCCTGCAGAAAGCGCTGCCCGGCACCGCCTACGCCTCGCTCACCGACGCCCTGCCCATGCTGCGGGCCGTGAAGGACGCGGCGGAGGTGGAACTGCTCGCCGCCGCGGGCGCGGCGGCGGACGCGGCCTTCGAGGAGATCCGCAAGGTGCGCTTCGCCGGCCGCCGGGAGTCGGCCGTCGCCGCCGACCTCGCCGACCTGCTGCGCCGGTACGGGCACGCGCAGGTCGACTTCACCATCGTCGCCTCCGGCCCCAACGGTGCCGATCCGCACCACGAGGCGGGCACCCGGGTCATCCGGGACGGGGACATGGTCGTCCTGGACTTCGGCGGTCTCCGGGACGGCTACGGCTCGGACACCTCCCGCACCGTCCACGTCGGCGAGCCCACCGAGGAGGAGCGCCGGGTGCACGACATCGTGCGCGAGGCCCAGGAGGCGGGCTACCGCGCGGTCCGCCCCGGTGTGCCCTGCGAGGAGGTCGACCGGGCCGCCCGCGCCGTGATCACCGAGGCCGGATACGGCGAGTACTTCATCCACCGCACCGGGCACGGCATCGGCGTCACCACCCACGAGCCGCCGTACATGATCGAGGGGGAGCGGCAGCCTCTCGTGCCCGGCATGTGCTTCTCCGTCGAACCCGGCATCTACCTGCCCGGCCGCTTCGGGGTCCGCATCGAGGACATCGTGACGGTGACCGAGAGCGGCGGCCGGCGCCTCAACGACACGACCCGGGAGATGGTCCTGGTCGAGTGA
- a CDS encoding PDZ domain-containing protein, whose translation MEQSVLRPKPMPGQAGGDLTGTGPARRPSTGRRWGRRLGALLSGLVAGAVLLLAGVGLGTVGATVIGATQLAQLQRQAGAHMAGAVPGAAPAPGAAPSPAATSSRARAGATLGIEVVDTDKPGALVVGVHMPGPGYSAGLVRGDVLLAFGTTRIDSAADLAQAVARARPGAGVKLTVRHESGAYQQLAVVPGVVT comes from the coding sequence ATGGAACAGAGCGTGTTGCGTCCCAAGCCGATGCCCGGTCAGGCGGGCGGCGACCTTACCGGCACCGGCCCCGCCCGGCGTCCGTCCACCGGGCGGCGCTGGGGCCGGCGGCTCGGGGCGCTGCTGTCCGGCCTGGTCGCGGGGGCGGTCCTGCTCCTCGCCGGGGTGGGGCTCGGGACGGTGGGCGCCACGGTGATCGGTGCGACCCAGCTCGCCCAGCTCCAACGGCAGGCCGGAGCGCATATGGCCGGGGCGGTACCGGGGGCCGCGCCCGCACCCGGGGCCGCCCCCTCACCGGCTGCCACATCGTCCCGGGCCCGCGCCGGCGCGACCCTCGGCATCGAGGTCGTGGACACCGACAAGCCCGGGGCCCTGGTCGTCGGCGTCCACATGCCCGGGCCCGGCTACTCGGCCGGCCTGGTGCGGGGCGACGTACTGCTCGCGTTCGGCACCACCCGTATCGACTCGGCCGCCGACCTGGCCCAGGCCGTCGCCCGCGCCCGGCCGGGCGCCGGGGTCAAGCTCACGGTGCGGCACGAGAGCGGGGCCTACCAGCAGCTGGCGGTGGTACCCGGGGTCGTCACGTGA
- a CDS encoding damage-control phosphatase ARMT1 family protein, protein MPETPPAPVILGNEPGSFPHGVLAERHPAVIAQVREAFPWEPAQHRALDALLESCTEGVIEPLPADAPDRERWTGWGMDTYAGRSWFDVPWLWSESYFYRLLLQAVGYFGPGAWQGIDPFRPAKLAELDSPETDEELAALDDLAGLPAGEQARALLHGSLWGNRADLGFRLSATGGDTRAAAPGLVADDSEALWSLLPPAGGGTLCLVADNAGRELVPDLLLVAHLLAHGHAERAVLHVKPHPYYVSDATTADVVDAVRRLTGAGGAAAAYGRRLWDALARGRLTVRAHPFFCAPLPYADMPGDLRAECAAATVTVVKGDLNYRRLVGDRWWPPTTPLAEVTAHFPGPVAALRTLKSDVVTGLDAGTEAALTAAGDQRWRTSGTHALIQVRT, encoded by the coding sequence ATGCCCGAGACACCCCCCGCGCCCGTCATCCTCGGCAACGAGCCCGGCTCCTTCCCCCACGGAGTGCTGGCCGAGCGGCATCCCGCCGTCATCGCGCAGGTCAGGGAGGCGTTCCCCTGGGAACCGGCCCAGCACCGCGCCCTCGACGCGCTGCTGGAGAGCTGCACCGAGGGTGTGATCGAGCCACTGCCCGCCGACGCCCCCGACCGGGAGCGCTGGACGGGGTGGGGCATGGACACGTATGCGGGCCGGTCCTGGTTCGATGTGCCCTGGCTGTGGTCCGAGAGCTACTTCTACCGCCTCCTCCTCCAGGCCGTCGGCTACTTCGGCCCGGGCGCCTGGCAGGGCATCGACCCCTTCCGCCCGGCCAAGCTGGCCGAACTCGACTCCCCGGAGACGGACGAGGAACTCGCCGCGCTCGACGACCTCGCCGGCCTGCCCGCCGGCGAACAGGCCCGGGCCCTGCTGCACGGCTCGCTCTGGGGCAACCGGGCCGACCTCGGCTTCCGCCTCTCCGCCACCGGCGGCGACACCCGGGCCGCCGCGCCCGGCCTGGTCGCCGACGACAGTGAGGCCCTCTGGTCCCTCCTGCCGCCCGCAGGGGGCGGCACCCTGTGCCTCGTGGCCGACAACGCGGGCCGGGAGCTCGTCCCCGACCTGCTGCTCGTCGCCCATCTCCTCGCGCACGGCCACGCCGAGCGGGCGGTGCTGCACGTCAAGCCCCACCCGTACTACGTCTCCGACGCCACGACCGCCGACGTGGTCGACGCGGTGCGCCGGCTGACCGGCGCCGGCGGGGCGGCGGCCGCCTACGGCCGCCGTCTGTGGGACGCGCTGGCGCGGGGGCGTCTCACCGTCCGCGCCCACCCCTTCTTCTGCGCGCCGCTGCCGTACGCGGACATGCCCGGCGACCTGCGCGCGGAATGCGCCGCCGCGACGGTCACCGTCGTCAAGGGCGACCTCAACTACCGCCGCCTGGTCGGCGACCGGTGGTGGCCGCCGACCACGCCGCTCGCCGAGGTCACCGCCCACTTCCCGGGCCCGGTCGCCGCGCTGCGCACCCTGAAGTCCGACGTGGTCACCGGTCTGGACGCGGGGACGGAAGCCGCGCTGACGGCCGCCGGGGACCAGCGTTGGCGCACGAGCGGCACCCACGCGCTGATCCAGGTCAGAACCTGA
- a CDS encoding DUF1707 and FHA domain-containing protein translates to MTSSFEFHTYPARPSDAERDKALKALRDGVALGRLSHDTFIRRMELALTARRADELCALTADLPTESRASRLVFGAVEAVSGFTVRLRRAWQAERLPKLLLPHPGTGHPLRIGRDPANGLRLSHDTVSRVHAELVLQGGRWILRDLGSTNGTTVNGRRVVGAAVVREGDQIGFGQMVFRLSAT, encoded by the coding sequence GTGACGTCGTCTTTCGAGTTCCACACCTACCCCGCGCGTCCGTCCGACGCGGAGCGCGACAAGGCGCTGAAGGCGCTCCGGGACGGCGTCGCCCTGGGCCGCCTGTCGCACGACACGTTCATCCGCCGGATGGAGCTGGCGCTGACCGCCCGCCGCGCGGACGAGCTCTGCGCGCTCACCGCCGACCTGCCCACCGAGAGCCGGGCCTCGCGGCTGGTGTTCGGCGCGGTGGAGGCGGTCTCCGGCTTCACCGTACGGCTGCGCCGGGCCTGGCAGGCCGAACGGCTCCCCAAGCTGCTGCTGCCCCACCCCGGCACCGGCCACCCGCTGCGCATCGGCCGGGACCCCGCCAACGGGCTGCGGCTGAGCCACGACACGGTCTCCCGCGTGCACGCCGAACTCGTCCTCCAAGGCGGCCGGTGGATCCTGCGCGACCTCGGTTCGACCAACGGGACGACCGTCAACGGCCGGCGGGTCGTCGGCGCCGCCGTCGTCCGCGAGGGCGACCAGATCGGCTTCGGGCAGATGGTGTTCCGGCTGTCGGCGACCTGA
- the treZ gene encoding malto-oligosyltrehalose trehalohydrolase: MQFEVWAPQAGRVTLQCDGVTRALERDPQRPGWWRGDAEAADGSRYGFALDGGPVLPDPRSRRQPDGPDGLSAVVDHGRHLWRAEWAGRPLPGAVLYELHVGTYTPEGTLDAAAGRLEHLAQLGITHVELMPLCPFPGRHGWGYDGVSPWAVHEPYGGPEALKRFVDRAHALGLGVVLDVVHNHLGPSGNHLPAFGPYFTDRHHTPWGVAVNLDAPGSDEVRAYLVESALAWLRDYRIDGLRLDAVHALVDTRARHFLEELSEAVDALAAETGRPLFLIAESDRNDPRVITPRAQGGLGVHAQWNDDFHHALHTATTGESQGYYADFARDPLAALAKTLTGGYFHDGTYSSFRGRRHGRPLDRTRVAAHRLLGYAQTHDQIGNRAQGDRLSALVSPGLLACAATLTLTAPFTPMLFMGEEWAAGTPWQYFTDHTDPELAEAVRRGRRREFAAHGWKEEDVPDPQDPATRDRSCLDWSEPEREPHARVLAWYRTLIALRHAQPDLSAPDLAATRVAHDRDRRWLAFRRGDIRVAVNLGPEPAGIPLGTRPARVLASWEPVDAPGGDGVLRVPGESSVVLLQE; this comes from the coding sequence GTGCAGTTCGAGGTGTGGGCACCACAGGCCGGCCGAGTGACGCTCCAGTGCGACGGCGTCACGCGCGCGTTGGAGCGCGATCCGCAGCGGCCGGGGTGGTGGCGGGGGGACGCGGAGGCCGCGGACGGCTCCCGGTACGGCTTCGCACTGGACGGCGGACCCGTCCTGCCCGACCCGCGTTCGCGCCGGCAGCCGGACGGCCCGGACGGGCTGAGCGCGGTCGTCGACCACGGGCGCCACCTCTGGCGTGCCGAATGGGCCGGGCGTCCGCTGCCCGGCGCGGTCCTGTACGAGCTGCACGTGGGCACGTACACGCCCGAGGGCACGCTGGACGCCGCCGCCGGGCGGCTGGAGCACCTCGCCCAACTGGGCATCACACATGTGGAGTTGATGCCATTGTGCCCGTTCCCCGGCCGGCACGGCTGGGGGTACGACGGGGTCTCGCCCTGGGCGGTGCACGAGCCGTACGGCGGACCGGAGGCACTGAAACGCTTCGTCGACCGGGCGCACGCCCTGGGCCTGGGCGTGGTCCTGGACGTGGTGCACAACCACCTGGGCCCCTCCGGCAACCACCTGCCCGCCTTCGGTCCGTACTTCACCGACCGCCACCACACCCCCTGGGGCGTCGCCGTCAACCTGGACGCGCCCGGGTCGGACGAGGTGCGCGCGTATCTCGTGGAGAGCGCGCTGGCCTGGCTGCGCGACTACCGGATCGACGGGCTGCGGCTGGACGCGGTGCACGCGCTGGTGGACACGCGCGCCCGCCACTTCCTGGAGGAGCTGTCGGAGGCGGTGGACGCCCTGGCCGCCGAGACCGGCCGCCCGCTGTTCCTGATCGCCGAGTCCGACCGGAACGACCCCCGGGTCATCACCCCGCGCGCCCAGGGCGGCCTCGGCGTGCACGCGCAGTGGAACGACGACTTCCACCACGCCCTGCACACCGCGACGACCGGGGAGTCGCAGGGCTACTACGCCGACTTCGCCCGCGATCCCCTCGCCGCGCTCGCCAAGACGCTCACCGGCGGCTACTTCCACGACGGCACCTACTCCAGCTTCCGCGGCCGCCGCCACGGCCGCCCCCTGGACCGTACCCGCGTGGCCGCGCACCGGCTCCTCGGCTACGCCCAGACCCACGACCAGATCGGCAACCGCGCCCAGGGCGACCGGCTGTCCGCGCTGGTCTCCCCCGGCCTGCTGGCGTGCGCGGCCACGCTGACGCTGACCGCCCCCTTCACACCGATGCTGTTCATGGGCGAGGAGTGGGCGGCGGGCACCCCGTGGCAGTACTTCACCGACCACACCGACCCCGAGCTGGCCGAGGCGGTACGGCGCGGCAGGCGGCGGGAGTTCGCGGCGCACGGCTGGAAGGAGGAGGACGTGCCGGACCCGCAGGACCCGGCGACCCGCGACCGCTCCTGCCTCGACTGGTCCGAACCGGAGCGCGAACCCCACGCGCGCGTGCTGGCCTGGTACCGCACGCTCATCGCCCTGCGGCACGCGCAGCCCGACCTCAGCGCCCCCGACCTGGCCGCCACCCGGGTCGCCCACGACCGCGACCGGCGCTGGCTCGCCTTCCGGCGCGGGGACATCCGGGTCGCCGTCAATCTCGGCCCGGAGCCGGCCGGGATCCCCCTGGGCACCCGTCCCGCGCGCGTCCTCGCCTCGTGGGAGCCGGTCGACGCTCCCGGCGGGGACGGGGTGCTGCGCGTTCCCGGGGAGTCGAGCGTGGTGCTGCTCCAGGAGTGA
- a CDS encoding aminoglycoside phosphotransferase family protein, which translates to MTQAPTPTADTVRRLARNLLQDATDATDVTDAPGGAGGPAAVRGPQVRPVAGSAGPTAWWVGSRHVLRLAPDREAALRQRRELRLRDLVRPYVPVRVPASAARGEWAPGLPCTLDTALPGGTGEEHDVSALGEADLAGLLTGLREVPVRQAETLGVPRAAPRDLHTLREAAAHAARRLAAADEFDPDRLAQLTASAAAQLAVQPGPPVLVHHGLTGEHLLVGADGRVRGVLGWGDAVVGDPAEDIAGLARAVGSPAAVRAATLAGYGARPCLRGLWLARCDTVVRLADALAGRAAAPPPLLRSELRRAWEAILLERLTEPPAGGAEGEENGKSAESGEDG; encoded by the coding sequence ATGACCCAGGCACCGACACCCACCGCGGACACCGTCCGCCGGCTGGCCCGAAACCTGCTCCAGGACGCCACGGACGCCACGGACGTCACGGATGCCCCAGGCGGCGCGGGTGGCCCGGCCGCCGTCCGGGGGCCCCAGGTCCGGCCCGTCGCGGGGAGCGCCGGGCCCACCGCCTGGTGGGTCGGCTCCCGCCATGTGCTGCGCCTGGCCCCCGACCGCGAGGCCGCCCTGCGGCAGCGGCGCGAGCTGCGCCTGCGCGATCTGGTCCGCCCGTACGTCCCCGTCCGCGTCCCGGCGAGCGCGGCGCGCGGCGAGTGGGCCCCGGGGCTGCCCTGCACGCTGGACACCGCACTGCCCGGCGGTACGGGCGAGGAGCACGACGTGTCCGCCCTCGGCGAGGCCGACCTCGCCGGACTGCTCACGGGACTGCGGGAGGTGCCGGTGCGGCAGGCGGAGACCCTCGGCGTGCCCCGGGCCGCCCCGCGCGACCTGCACACCCTGCGCGAGGCCGCCGCGCACGCGGCCCGGCGCCTGGCCGCCGCCGACGAGTTCGACCCGGACCGGCTCGCCCAGCTCACCGCGTCGGCCGCGGCCCAGCTCGCGGTCCAGCCCGGCCCGCCGGTCCTCGTCCACCACGGCCTGACCGGCGAGCACCTCCTGGTCGGCGCCGACGGCCGGGTGCGGGGCGTCCTCGGCTGGGGGGACGCGGTCGTCGGCGACCCGGCCGAGGACATCGCCGGACTGGCCCGCGCCGTCGGCTCCCCGGCCGCCGTCCGCGCCGCGACGCTCGCCGGGTACGGCGCCCGCCCCTGTCTGCGCGGTCTCTGGCTCGCCCGCTGCGACACGGTGGTGCGGCTCGCCGACGCCCTCGCGGGGCGGGCCGCCGCGCCGCCGCCGCTGCTCCGCTCCGAGCTGCGCCGCGCCTGGGAGGCGATCCTGCTGGAGCGCCTGACGGAACCGCCCGCCGGGGGAGCGGAGGGCGAGGAGAACGGGAAAAGCGCGGAGAGCGGCGAGGACGGGTAG